The sequence below is a genomic window from Glandiceps talaboti chromosome 14, keGlaTala1.1, whole genome shotgun sequence.
atgtatgtatgtatgtatgtatgtatgtatgtatatgtatgtatgtatgtatgtatgtatgggtggatggatggatggatgtgtgtgtgtgtgtgtgtgtgtgtgtgtgtgtgtgtgtgtgcatacatggaTGTGTATGTGTCCGCGCGTGCATTCaggcatacatgtgtgtatgtttgtatttaatgtaaacaaatttgTACTCTATGGTCATAATTAATTCACAGGAAGTGGCTATGGTCTTATAATGAGTCCACATTTTGGAATAATTGGTGTCTGCATGAAAAAGCAATTTGCTCTTGCGAATGCCCTGGTAGTGTGTGGTTCAGGAACCGGGGTTTTTATCTTCACCCCCTTATGGCAACTACTAATTGATATGTATGGATGGAGAGGAGCCTTTATCGTATTTGCTGCAATAAATGCcaacctgtgtgtgtgtggagcgCTCTTCAAAATTCCGAAGATCCAAAGTATAGAAACAGATGTAAGGATGACACTTAACGAGAGCGTCAATGAAATTTTGCCAGACGAAAATGAGACACGCGAGAAGTATACCAATAGTCTGAGTTTTGTGAGGAGGAAGTGTGAAGTCTGTGAATGCGGTCTCTTCTGTAGATACCCAACGTTTGCTCTTTACACATTTGGTTATTTCGTGGGTTTCGGACTCGGTTTCTTTGGAGTGCCAGCATATATTGTTGCAAGAGCAAAGCACACAAGTCTTGGTTCTGCCAGTAAAATTGCCCTCTCGATGTCTGTATTTGGTGCCTTTGGGATATTTGGCAGATTAGTGCCTGTAGCTATATTGCGTTTTAGATTACCTGCACTTACAAGCGGACGACTCTTTGGATTATCATTGATATTAGTTGGATTAACCAATATCTTGAGTTCCCTTGTCAACTCATACACAGCACATTTCGTGTACACCACATTCCTTGGGATATTCGTCGGGATCTTCAGTACGATGACCACTCAGGTTGTCAAAGATGCTCTAGGACCAAGAAAGCTAATGGCAGGAGTAGCTCTAAGTGCGCCATTGGGCGGCTTGGGAGGCTTGGTTAGTCTGCCATTGGCCGGTAAGTCGTATATCTCACCTCTAAAACTCACCTTTTTAGAATAGCTTTTCGTTAACATGTTCTATGCAGTTGaatgattgaataaataaatgaatgaatgaataaatcaattaattaattaattaattaattaattaattagcaatacatgaatgaataaattaaggaatcattgaattaatgaatgaataaattattgaacgaatgaataaatgaattagTGAATAAATGAGAGAATTAatcaattaatgaatgaataacTCAATGAATGAAcgattaaataaattaattaattaattttaaaaagatgTCGcacattttcctttacaaaactaaaatttCACAAcaaacttgaagattatgaaactatttttcaaaaaccCCTTGGGGCTACTGCCAGTCAAAGACAGACATCTTAATAACGAAAGGTTGGGAAATGAGAATAGTGCTAAGTGATATAAATGTAAAATCACTTGCTCATCAGTACGATTATTCAGTACCAATTATTACTCGATGGGAGGATCCCTAACAATTGTTGATAAAGACATGTTGCCATACTAAGAATTCATACATTTTTCTACAGGATGGATATATGACACAACCAGTGATTATAACAATTCATTCTACTTCTACGGTTCCTGTTCGATGTTAGCTGGTATTGCCGTTCTCCTGTTCGAACCGTTTACTCAACGGTGTCAGGAGAAACTGAATAAAGAGAACATCGCAAGTACTGATGATATGGATGAAGTATAAACATCTACCCACATAGGTTGAAAGTATCATACAATATCTTTATACAGTATTTTCCCCCAAAccgagtcaaagctattaaatgaactatcaagatcagtgagcctgatcacaaggtttcatgttgagatacaCAACACCGAGATAACACACAAAACATCTCTTAAACGGTGTGGGCTCTGTATTTACTTAATCATATAAACAGTAAGAACATGCATACTACTTAAacagattctaccaactttcactgcCTTCTGACcgtggattttgtttgaacttcaataTCTcagattataccttgtgtaCTAGTTACAGTTTATATACAGAGCTCGCacggtgtaagtgatgtttgtgtgttatctttacgGTGTCTATCTGGTGGGTGGATTGCTCGATGGATGACTGGGTGGATGGATGAAGTGACCAtcttgacatacatacatacatacatacatacaaacacacacacacacattcatacatacatacatacatacatacatacatatatacatacacacacgtacgtgtgtgtgtgtgtgtgtgtgcgtgcgtacgtacgtacatacctacctacctacatacatacataaatacatacatacatacatacacacattcatacatacatacatacatacatacatccacacacacacacacacatacatacatacacccacacatacacatacatacatacatacatacatacatacgcacgcacacacactcatacatacacacacacatacacaaacacacacatacatacatacatactttttttacatacatacatacatacatacatacatacatacatacatacatacatacatacatacatatcaacagTTATTTATTCAGGATTCATGataaacattatacaaatcACAATGTTTATCCCAAAAAAATCGACTGGACAGAAGATTTACACATTCATGTCCTTACATCTTCTTTGCCATGTTCTGAAAGAGCCTATAGCAGCACTAACACTCAGGTATCGTGCTAACCACTTCTTGGTTTGATGCGGGATGCCAATCAATTTAAAACCAGGTATTACACGTTTGTGAACTGATCCTAAACTGCCGATCACTATGACAACGATTCTACAAAAGAACCCTAGGTTATTAATTTCAAGAGAGAGtggtatatatttatcaaatttctctGTATAACACCTGTCGATGTGACCATCAAATGGAACTGAAACTTCAACTAGGAAAACTTCATGGCTAGTTGTATCAATAATGGTTATGTCAGGTCTTATTGCTGTAGTTGTGAATGATTCTAAATCTGCTCCAAACATGTGTGGAGTTAAAATAGTGTCTTCTATGACGAGATGAGAGACATCTTTGACAGGAATTTactgaaatatcaaattaacgATTCTATTGTGCCTGTCTTGATACAGTctttggtattttgtacatcCATTCAGTACATGTGATACAGTGTCAGTTGGGTGATTACACAAAGTGCATTGTTTATTGTACTGAGTGGGGTAGTATAGTGACAGGAGACTGTTGCACTGTAAAAGTTGTAGTCTGCCTCTAATGATAAAACTAATGATGCTATCTTTTAACTTCAAgtttgagacagacagacatacatacatacatacatacatacatacatacatacatacatacatacatacatacatacatacatacataaacgtACGTACAGTAGtactctctttctctctcacaCGCAAAAGAACAGAACAATGAAAAACGTGTATAGATCATAAAAATTGAGACCACAAACctttcttttacttttaatattttctttaaaaggTGCAACGGATCACCTAAACGATAGATGAATACAAGTACCTGGGAATGATACATGGTACTGAGTCTTTCTTTACTGAATCTTAAAACTATTAAGTCATATCTTAAGTCCTCCACAACTTTAGAGGAgtcgaatttttttttaaaacatcaaaatgattAATTGCCTATTTCTCTCGAAAGCTTTTTTGGATTAATTTTTAAGTACAATACTCTTTGTTGGGAAAAAACACTGGTACTCTCACGAATTTGGCAAACTTGCACAAGTTaggaattttttaaaaagtttaataGAATAAAAATTCAAATCTACAAGTAATTTgcaaatgattttttttggcGAAATTTGTGTTGTCTGTGCGTGTGCTTCCGTGcatgtgagtgtgtgtctgtctttctgtgtctgtgtgtgtgtgtgtgtgtgtgtgtgtgtgtgtgtgtgtgtgaccacAGTCGTATTGGAATTAATGGCATGTGATTCAGAATTACCATCATCAGCTACAAGCTgaagtgaataaattaaatgaataaTCCAGTACGACATTTAGTTCTTTGTTATCACGTGACACTAGAGTGGTGTATACTGTTAAACCTGAACTAGCGACAACTGC
It includes:
- the LOC144445903 gene encoding uncharacterized protein LOC144445903, encoding MFGADLESFTTTAIRPDITIIDTTSHEVFLVEVSVPFDGHIDRCYTEKFDKYIPLSLEINNLGFFCRIVVIVIGSLGSVHKRVIPGFKLIGIPHQTKKWLARYLSVSAAIGSFRTWQRRCKDMNV
- the LOC144445901 gene encoding monocarboxylate transporter 12-like — protein: MANTSGGGVNGWIVVFACHVCNMFLFGLNQAIGPVFVALQTYFDSGSARTSWIVSVFLCFALGLGPIANISVKKIGYRCTVILGGLVSSIGFLLTAFAPSLEFIYFSFGVLIGSGYGLIMSPHFGIIGVCMKKQFALANALVVCGSGTGVFIFTPLWQLLIDMYGWRGAFIVFAAINANLCVCGALFKIPKIQSIETDVRMTLNESVNEILPDENETREKYTNSLSFVRRKCEVCECGLFCRYPTFALYTFGYFVGFGLGFFGVPAYIVARAKHTSLGSASKIALSMSVFGAFGIFGRLVPVAILRFRLPALTSGRLFGLSLILVGLTNILSSLVNSYTAHFVYTTFLGIFVGIFSTMTTQVVKDALGPRKLMAGVALSAPLGGLGGLVSLPLAGWIYDTTSDYNNSFYFYGSCSMLAGIAVLLFEPFTQRCQEKLNKENIASTDDMDEV